The Carassius gibelio isolate Cgi1373 ecotype wild population from Czech Republic chromosome A1, carGib1.2-hapl.c, whole genome shotgun sequence region TTCTAATGGGTTTATAGATGGTTCACATGACTCTTCCTCAGGAACCAAAGACCCCATGTCATTGCCCTCGCCATCTTCCTCATCTACTTTATACAGTCGCTCTCCAGAATCTAGTAACATGTTAGTTGTAAACTCAATATCTCGATGGCACTTCTCATAAAGGTCCTGCAGAATATCCATCGAGACACTTCTGAAATGGCGACTCAGAATCTCCAGGTTTTCCTTTTTAGAGTTAGTTTCTCTAAAGTCGTTCTCTTCCACCTGAGAACCCTTCTCATGGACCACACGATACGGCACTCCCCGTTGGAAGGCAGACTGGTCTTCATTTGTTTTTGGGTTGAAACGCAAAGAGTTTCcctccaaaacaaacacaccGCTACTAGAGAAGTCAGAGTCTAACTCTGAACACGTCTGCTGGTCAATTCTCCAAAGCAAGGCAAAGTCCTGAGGTTGTGTTTGGGTCGAGGCACAGGAACATAACAGCACAGGTAATGAAGGAGGTTCTCCTGTAAGTGCGAGATCAGTGGGAACATGCAAAATAACTGGAGATTCTGAGCTAGGCGATGTAGGACTTTGATTTGTAAAGGTAAGTGCCAGTTTACAAGATTTCCCAACTCTCCGACTAATCCCTCTCCGTCTCTCCAGACTGCTTTCTGAATCTCCGACAACCTTTGAACACAGAGATTCTGGGACATTTGGGCTCAATCTGCATTTCTCTTCTGACAACACACTGTCCTCCTGCTGAACCTCATCCTGTGTGCCCTTCTCAACACACACTGGGGGGGCCTGCTCAGTTGGGTCTGCTCTCGATTTCGAAGGACTTGAAGAATCCTTGCTTGGGTCAGTGCACTCTGAGAACGTTCTCTCCAGCACACAGTCAGGGAGCTCAGGCCAAACCACAGTCTCCAAGTTCAAGGTACCCTCTTTTCCACCAAAGGAAGGGGAATGCAGAGTAGCCTGTTTACTTGCAGAGTTCATTCCACCTTGCAGTAGATCAACAAGTTTTTGAAATTCAACTATCTTCAGCTTCTCGGTATCGGACTGCTTGTCTTCATCAGCAGAAGCGTTATCTTTGTGTTCAACAACACTGGATTCCAGAACAGTGTTATTTCTTGAATTTTTACGTCTTCCTTGACGTTGTCCTTGAGACTCCATTGGCCAGTCCCCTACAAAATCCAACAGCTCTGGTCTTACTCCTTTCTCTTCAGAAAGAGACTCGACTTCACATCCCTCCTCCTTATCTTGCCCTGAGGAATCAATCCTGGGGTCAAAGTTCACAGGTTGGTCCACGGCACTAGCTCCAAGGGCATTTCTGTCTCTTCCTCTGTCCCTTCTCACACGCTGAGCAATGGACTCTGAAAATGCCACGGGCAACTCCCGAAACGTTTCATGTGCTGACGCTACAAATTCTTCAGTTGTCCCGCAACTCAAATTTCCCAATTCTTTTTCCGTGTCCACAAGGCAGGCATCTAGCTCTAAGTCTAACGCTTCGGCATCAAGCAGATCTGACAGAGGTGTTCCAGACCCTTCCAGAAGGGTTTCCTTGGAACTGTAGGAGCTTATTTCACTTTCGTCCTCACCTGCAGATATTGTACTGTAAGTCTGGCTAACAGAGGACACATCGGGGAAAGATGAGGAAAGGTTTGTGTTTAGTTTGCTCAACCCAGAGTCACCAACAAGATCAGGATGGCTGAGACAAGGGGGTAAAGATCGCCTGAAGGGAATaagagaaatacaaaaaaaatgtattaacactCAAATTCTCCTCTACAGTTTGTGACCACCATGTCCTGCTGCTTGTGTTTAAAGCACAACACAAATACTGTAAAGTGTTTATAATGCATATACTCACTGGGGTTGCTCAGTCTCTGTTTGGGTCAAATCCACAACACTTGGCACCTTTTCCGGTCTTTGTGAATTCATGATGCTCTGGACAGAGACAAATCTGTCGTACCTTTCTAATATGCGTCGGATCTTTTCTTTTGATACTTGATGCCTTGTGCGCCTTCATAAAGAGGGCAAAACAGAAACAGTTTATGAATCTGCAACAAAGAATAGTTATTTCTAGTTTGTGGTTATGTTTGACATACTTCTCCAGCTCTCTGGGTTTAGTTTTCCACCAGGTATCTGGCTCACGAAACAACACCCTATATCTGTGTTTTTGTGCctagaagaaaataaaagaagacCAACAATCAGCACAATGGCCTTTTTATGAATCTGTTTGTGTGCACACAGTCAAGTGTGgaatattttaaagttaaaccaatgaataatatatatagcaATGTATAATTGTGTGGTATGACATACGTATTCATAACAATACAACACGTACAATATAGACACGGTTTGATATGAAACATTAATAACTTGCTTACCATAGAAACATATGGTTTCATCTCCCAACATTGCATATTGGTGTTGTCTATTATGATGGGTGACTGGCCTTTTTCAAAAGCCTCTTTTGCTGAAATGTTGATCACCACAAAGAAATTGCAGAATGATTATATAAAGACTAAAGATGAAGTGTGTAATTTAACGTGCTATCAGTCGAATAGCTTAAATAATAATGTCTGTTTGTATTAGTAGTACTATATTTCACCAAAACAAACCCTTAACCAAAAGGATCACATGACTATCTTgatagccccgcccccaaacacaTTTATGCAGCACAGGCACCTCCCCCATCACGAGTGGACACGCCCCTTATTGATGATTGGCTACATGAGTGTTCCAATGCtctgtctgttcccctttcaACAGTGTTTATTAGAAATCACTCATTGCagcttttaataatttaacacaaaGTGCAATAACTGCTATTAATTGTACACACCAGACATTTTGCTTTGGTTTGAGCTTAACAGGCCTGTAATACTCACCTCTCTGGTGATTCCACTCATGGGCATCTCCTAGTAAATGGGGCTCATAATGGTACTCTCCATTTCGAGTAAAATAAGCATCAGTGCTTAAAACAACCCCTCCAGGGTTCTGCGCCAACATAGCACTGGACAACAGAGATAGACAAATATATATCTACGAAGTTACCCTACAGAGTGGTCAGAGTAATTCTGAAACTTCACTAAAAAAAGCTTCAACATGGTTTCTTTGGTTTTGtaatgcaatacaatacaataccatatttgaccatggaccacaaaaccagtcctaagggtaatttgtttttaaaatgtaggtttgtatttctgaaagctgaatacatAGGCTTTCCATTAATGTTTGGTTCGTTATGACAGGATATTATTTGACAGAGATATGAAAACCTGgaatctgagtgtgcaaaaaaatctaaatattgagaaaatcatctttaaagttgtctacatgaagttcttagcgatgcatgttactaataaaaaattaagtttttatatatttacagtaggaaatttacaaaatatcttcatggaacatgatctttacataatatcctaatgatttttggcataaaagaaaaatctatcattttgacccatacaaagtgttgttggctattgctacaaatatccccCCAGCgactcaagactgcttttgtgctccagagtcacttataattaaaaaagctttatcaaaatcatcaaaataagAAAATTTGACACCACCACATGGCAAACGTCCCACCCATGAAGCGTTACCAAAGAACAATCCATCTAAGATTTTCTTAAGAcaccaaaaaaagaaaggatCTCCTATGCTAttccatctcttttcaacagaaTAACACACATCCCAGATTTCCACATACTTGGCAAGGGTGGTTTTGCCAGATCCAGGAGCCCCTCGGAGTAACACCAACACCTGCCCTTCTAATCTGAGCCTGTTCCTGGAGGGCAGAGTCCATGATTTCGGTACAGCTGGAGGAGCTTGTCTGATAGGTGCATGAGCCAACCATTGAGCAGCAGGGAGGGCATTAGAGCCCCATGCTGTGGAGTTAGGAATAACAGGTGTAATGAACGCCGGCCTCACAGCACGGGGATGAAACTCGGCAGCATGAGTGTTCCAGAACATGGCAGGTGTGCTGAGAGCTTCTTCTTGTTCTGGTCTACAGTACACCTGAAAGGCTGAGGGTCTCGGTTCAGTAGAGCTGGCTTCCAGTGTCAGGTGACTGAAGTCAAGAGATATGGCTTTGGTCTCCGGGATATGATCCACACCAAAACTTAATTCATTCACTGGTGAACTACCACTGCAGGCCTCACTGAGCCCGGGATCTGGTGCAGTCTGAGGAGCTGGAAGCTGGGATGAGGAGAGTGGGAACATCAGAGGATGCGAGCTGGGTTGAGTCTGCTGTGCCGTCAACGTTTGAAGTTCCTGATCTAAGAGAGCATCGAACTCTTCTGTCAGGAGGGTTTCAGTAGGATTGAGCTCCGGATGTAATGCAGGCTGGTTTGAAAAGACGAAGCTCTGTGATGGGGCTCGGTCCTCAGCAGCGTCTGAAAGCTCCAAAAGAGAATCCATTGCATTGTCCACTAATACagaaagatgaaaaagaaaaatatacatatattaaaatgtgtgcacTATTTAaggacattgtgaaatattattaccatttaaataataatagaaatttttttttttgtgatggcaaaacttaattttcagtagccattgcTCTTTAGTGACACATGAACCATTTTTCATTCAACTTCAGAAGTTTGGGATGAGTAAgatttaaaactaataaataaaataatgaatactttcagcaaggatgcattcagttgtTAGTTAAGGCAATTATAATGGTACTAAATATTTCAATTATGTTGTTTTTAagcttttaattaatcaaataatcctgaaacaatttatttaaaatagtatgcAGCAGAAACTATCcaataaaagtcatttttattaattgagCACCATatcaggatgatttctgaagactgaaataatggcttCTATAACATCAAgattcaattaaactgaaaataagaTTGCAATGATAAACAGCTATTTTAGATTGCaatgatatttcacagtattactgtttgtGCTGTATTCCTGATTATATAAATGTAGCGTGGTGAGATTGACATGCAtttcaataacataaaaaaacttCATTATAACACTCTTTTAGTgggtaatttttcattttaagaatGTACGTTCATACTCAATATAATTCTAACACACTGAAACAAAATACTTCTTAGCAATTTTACACTAacacattttaagttattttaactgCTACTGCTCTGTACAATATACTTACTATTGTACTTAACACTCATAAAGAAAATATAAgctaatattacaataattatatttaatttcacaatCAGAATTAAGTCAAATCTACTTAATTAActtaagtaaataaaacaaagaaaaatttttttttagcttggcCAGTTAAAATTGGCATAATTTTTACTTAGTCAAAGCTAACTTGGCAATACTttaattttttctcattttaCCACCTAATTAAACCATGCTTTTAATGTGTATGTTactaaatacacatttaagtaaATAATACAACAGATATCATGTAGACACAATATCTACATAATTGGTAAAGCAGCACTCATCCCAACAAAGAGACTTCATTCAGTACTTGGTACAAAAATACACAACGACAGGTTGATTTTTAGAGTAGAACTTGAACTCCAGATGTAACAAAATTGCAAGTTACTAAACCTAACAACAAAAGCAATGATAAAACAGTgtggggaaagaaaaaaaatcaaccttATTAATCTTTCATGGCACAGTGCATGATGAAAACACCAGTATCAGAAATGCAGAGGTTTTacttcattttataaaaaatgctatttaagCTTTAAATAGATTACTAATATTGAATTTATAGTCTGAACTTACTTTTTGCATTTAGAATTACAAATGCTTTCTGTAGTATTTACTTtaccaaaacataatttttaccaGTGTAActtatatagaaaatataatagGATCAAGTAGGTGCATAATAGCTTTTGGTACATGTAGCTGGTTTAGGAAGACCATTAGAAGACCCAAGATGATCTCTTACCAGGAATAAACCTTCTGCTAGGTAAAGGTGGGAAAGCTGGCTTTGGGTTAGTTATAGAAACCTTATGCATGTCCCCAAACAATAACAGCTTATCATAAATGTCTTATTGGACTGTGTCTTGCAATGTCAGACACTTGCTAAAATCACAGCCAGTGTCCTACCTTTAAAATCAGCCTCTGAAAGCAGCATGTAAATGACATCCGGGTCCAGATGTGAGAACATCTCCTGCATGCTCTGGACGATTTCGTCACGGTTTTGAGATTCCAGCTGAGGAATCTCATTCTTCCTTTTCTTTGGCATTCTGCTGTGACACCGACCGCGAATCCACTGTTTAGAAGTTAAACCACAGGAAGTAAAAGTGTAAGTaaaccaaaagaaaaacaacaacttctGGTGTTTATTGGCGGTTGCTAACGTAATATGTTGGTGCACTACCGCCATCCACTGGACTGGAGGATATTTGtttgatgaaaaaaatacatcaatccaagcaaaacataaactagataatatactttttttaattgagTTCAAATTAGCTTTATTGAAATGACTTGCACAGTATTATCAAGTCATTGTACAGTAGATGAATAAGGAATAAACgattatataatacaaaaacaaaacatttacaataattaAGTAAGTACATACATATAAGTATacttacattttatataacccTCTATGGTACGGAGTTGCCATATGACTAGAAATAATTTTGACTAATTTATTTGTTATACTGAAATTTTTTTGCACCATGCGAATTAAAAAAGGCAGTTGCAATATTGTATTCTTTTTTATTGAGTGTATTTCCCCATTGTGAATTTGTATAGGTAATAGCATCAATAATAAGACTGCAAGTTTTTAGTAGGCTAtagttgtatttatgtataaattacaaaattacttATTCTTTACAGAGAATGAATACAGCAATATTTAGTGGAAAGGCCAATAGGAAAgggaaaaaagggaaaacaatcATGATATTATCCATCTGAAACATTTACAGCACTATCAAAAACAGTAGTATTTAACACTAGAACACAGAATGGTTacagaatgaaattaaatatgcaaacactggccatgaatattaattatattcttcaagttaaataaaaagtcatGCTAAAAATGTTCATAAGAGCACTAGACAAAGTTTTCATCTATATAGCAATGCTTATTAATGAAATCTATAACAGTAATAAGTATtaatgcatgaataataaacaaacatttatccACCCCAAAATGTTAACAAATTTTGATGCAATATGGTCTAATTGAAAAACTTCCACCCCCTCAAATAGAGAAACCATCTTTCACGAACATCCACAGATTTgtctcttttaatgtttttagttgTATGAGTAGTTGTATGAGTAGTATATGTAGGTGTTATAATAGCACAATTCCTAACCCTAGCCCagacctcactaattttcaaaaGGTTTCACAGCAagttaaaaaaacaattgtgtaTCTCTGATATTTACGGTACAAAAATGTAACGCCGTTGCTTTTCTAAACTGTACGGTCACGTTTCTCCCTCCGTCGGAACGCTGCAGTACCGTCTCTGGGCCAGAGGGGGCGCTGCGCCTCCACTTTCCACGCGAGGACGTTCACACAGCCCTGAATGAAAGAGACGGAGCTTTGTGCCCAAAACTAAAAAAACACCCGAACCCGAACCCGACTCATGAGTTAAAACAACGATTTGTCTGTGAGGTAATGACCGGGGAATGGTTTATACGCGGTTGCGAGGCGACTGGATTCGCTCGACAGAGTTTAATTCACACAGTTTCTGAGGGATGATCAAGTTAGTGATAGCTGTTTGCGTCGCTGACTGAACTTATACAGAGAAAACAAGTAAACAATTCAGATTTCTTACCGTGTAAAGTTAGGATAACGGGCGCGGTGGAGTGAGATATATTGAATCAGTGCTTTTTGTGCAGCAGGAAGTGTCTGGTTGGGATTTTATTAGATAAATGTGAGTTTTGGCTTCATAGTTTGAGGCCTGTAACGGTAGCTAACGGCTAAGCCGTTAGCCCCTCAGAGAGCGTCAGAAACGATTAAAacgacttttaaatgtttttatattatccAAGTAGTGCGATAATGTCGGAACATGCATAATATGTGGACAACCATGTCAGGAGAGTTTTGAATACATAAAGCAGTACGTTTTAGAGTAAAAGCGCGGGTGTCGTTAGCACTCAAGCTAGTAAGCTTCGTGATTTTATTCGAGATTTTTCCTCTAAATGTCATGTGTGAGGTTTCAGGGTAACTCTGCGGGTTTATGTGGGTTAGTTACACGGTCAGAGAGCCTGAGACTGAAGCGCATACGGTGtttatttgagtgtttctgtAAGCGTGTGCTGGGCTCGTGTTGAACTGTAGTGTTGTCGCCTATAGAGGCCAGTAGAGgaccgtctgtctgtctgaagaAGGATGGAGTTCCCGCAGCAGCCTCAGCAGCAGAGACCCATCACCTACCCACTGGGGGTCAAGGAGATCACAGAGAAAATCAGCAACGATGAAGTCGTCAAACGACTTAAGGTAAGAGCCAGAGTGGAGACTAACTAATATattgagctaaaaaaaaactattgagtATTGTAAAACACTAGCACATGCTTAAACTGTTGATCTAAGTCTCATTTATGTCTCAACTGGTTTGGTCTTGATACCTATATTTTCAAGCCACTGAGTATTTTAGGATATATACACTGACtgcctttcaaaagtttgtgatcattaagattttattactttttaaagaagtgtcttttcctcatcaagcctgcatttatttaatcaacaaaactgaaaaaacagtaatactgtaaaatataattaccatttaaaataatggttttccattttaatatgctttaaaatgtaatttattttcttgatgcaaagttgaattttcagcatcattactctataCTTCAGTGTCtcgtgatcattcagaaatcagtctaatatgctgatttattatcagtgttggaaacggTTGTGCTGATTAATGTTGTTTTGGAACTtgatacttttttcaagattttgatgaataaagttaaaaagaacaatttaaGAAAATAACGATAGAATAGTGACACTCACATTAATCGGGATTGTGCATTTTTTCAGGCTCTTTGGATTTAAACTGCATCTGTAGTCTTTGAGCTGTCGTgcacatctttcaaaataaaactcacatcagaaaatacatttaaaatgacttttttgttttttttggttgctgTTGATGgtgagtcttgtttagttctaAATCCACTGAGTTGGTGAGTGTACGTGGACCAGTAATAGTCCACTAATAGTCCAATAATAATTTTTGCAAATTGCAACCTTCATATTGCTATTGCTCATGCTTTGAGTTAGGCCTTGAACATGGAGACTTGAAAATAAATCATTGGttccattaaaaaatgtaaaggtaCTGATTACTTCCAATTACGTCCAAGATGAGTTGcaatttagcattacataatggttcctctgaagtgaatgggtgccggcaGAACAAGAGGATCACAATCCACAACACAACTCCAGTTCATCAAGTAACATGTTTTGACGTGAAAatctgcgtgtttgtaa contains the following coding sequences:
- the LOC127956257 gene encoding NEDD4-binding protein 2, giving the protein MPKKRKNEIPQLESQNRDEIVQSMQEMFSHLDPDVIYMLLSEADFKVDNAMDSLLELSDAAEDRAPSQSFVFSNQPALHPELNPTETLLTEEFDALLDQELQTLTAQQTQPSSHPLMFPLSSSQLPAPQTAPDPGLSEACSGSSPVNELSFGVDHIPETKAISLDFSHLTLEASSTEPRPSAFQVYCRPEQEEALSTPAMFWNTHAAEFHPRAVRPAFITPVIPNSTAWGSNALPAAQWLAHAPIRQAPPAVPKSWTLPSRNRLRLEGQVLVLLRGAPGSGKTTLANAMLAQNPGGVVLSTDAYFTRNGEYHYEPHLLGDAHEWNHQRAKEAFEKGQSPIIIDNTNMQCWEMKPYVSMAQKHRYRVLFREPDTWWKTKPRELEKRTRHQVSKEKIRRILERYDRFVSVQSIMNSQRPEKVPSVVDLTQTETEQPQRSLPPCLSHPDLVGDSGLSKLNTNLSSSFPDVSSVSQTYSTISAGEDESEISSYSSKETLLEGSGTPLSDLLDAEALDLELDACLVDTEKELGNLSCGTTEEFVASAHETFRELPVAFSESIAQRVRRDRGRDRNALGASAVDQPVNFDPRIDSSGQDKEEGCEVESLSEEKGVRPELLDFVGDWPMESQGQRQGRRKNSRNNTVLESSVVEHKDNASADEDKQSDTEKLKIVEFQKLVDLLQGGMNSASKQATLHSPSFGGKEGTLNLETVVWPELPDCVLERTFSECTDPSKDSSSPSKSRADPTEQAPPVCVEKGTQDEVQQEDSVLSEEKCRLSPNVPESLCSKVVGDSESSLERRRGISRRVGKSCKLALTFTNQSPTSPSSESPVILHVPTDLALTGEPPSLPVLLCSCASTQTQPQDFALLWRIDQQTCSELDSDFSSSGVFVLEGNSLRFNPKTNEDQSAFQRGVPYRVVHEKGSQVEENDFRETNSKKENLEILSRHFRSVSMDILQDLYEKCHRDIEFTTNMLLDSGERLYKVDEEDGEGNDMGSLVPEEESCEPSINPLETVMGSEIDSSNISANSISPKFQESIFSDVSQADDDWSPGLSSQSKAEGSDEASMTMKKCEPETSFAIEGTKVQLEVTAANEEQPDKTGPGLEEALETQCENVVQCPEGVLKEGSEEEEEEEHEETRAEVNAITHLLLCQVDEMERKEEEEERKERERERKGREPNSMDIQTLELKLPTELALQLSELFGPVGVSPGAFSSDDCAVQIDLNLAKLLHQKWKETIQEKQRQAALSYQLMQESPVHWGESQSRLRDQLGLHEEIPFMDHWSASRAPVSLRDIMIEEQVKQDSMEKFRSSRRELDKKDGADTLKENQLFSTFPTIDRLFLRDIFRDHNYSLEHTEQFLHALLDEGPVRNAVAPEPVPQRNATHRTQSKERVRWKKRDGEEEAAHFQDSEDPEYEDFRTEATLQRQQQIECFNKAAEAHHQGRKDVASFYTQQGRMHGEKMREANHRAAMQIFQRVNASLLPQNILDLHGLHVDEALHHLSQVLADKNLEFSQGLCPPQLSVITGRGNHSQGGVARIRPAVLDYLQKHHYSYTEPKTGLVLVTFHKELL